A region from the Chionomys nivalis chromosome 22, mChiNiv1.1, whole genome shotgun sequence genome encodes:
- the LOC130864908 gene encoding kinetochore protein Spc25-like produces MFEDELILLNQSINEFGDKFRNSLSGNPSQILGLRDAFKDSLRVLSEKLSLKLKEEEKMVEMFLEYQNQLRKQNKLIEEKKDNLLKMIGELKIKKQELEGLTANIQDLKEEYCRKKETISTANKANGERLKRLQTSADMYRDHLELEIRNIHGDKLQFIFTGIDPKKPGRPYLFSLRLNEARDYEMSDCSPPLECLAEFQEKVRKTNNFSAFLANVRKAFIATVHN; encoded by the coding sequence ATGTTCGAAGATGAACTGATCCTCTTGAATCAGAGCATAAATGAATTTGGAGATAAGTTCAGAAACAGCCTCAGTGGAAATCCTAGCCAGATTCTGGGGCTCAGAGATGCCTTCAAGGACTCCCTTAGAGTGCTTTCAGAAAAGTTGTCTTTGAaactgaaggaagaagaaaagatggtTGAGATGTTTCTGGAATATCAAAACCAGCTCCGTAAGCAGAATAAGCtcattgaagaaaagaaagataaccTGCTAAAGATGATCggtgaattaaaaataaagaagcaagaaTTGGAAGGGCTAACAGCAAATATCCAGGACCTTAAGGAAGAATATTGTAGGAAGAAGGAAACAATTTCCACTGCTAACAAAGCTAACGGAGAGAGATTGAAACGGCTGCAGACATCCGCGGACATGTATAGAGATCACCTTGAACTAGAAATTAGAAATATTCATGGTGATAAATTGCAGTTTATATTCACTGGTATTGACCCTAAGAAGCCTGGGAGACCATATCTGTTTTCCCTGCGCCTAAATGAAGCCAGGGATTATGAAATGTCCGACTGTTCACCTCCTCTTGAGTGCCTAGCAGAATTTCAGGAGAAGGTCAGGAAGACTAACAATTTTTCAGCATTTCTTGCTAACGTTCGGAAAGCTTTTATAGCCACGGTTCATAATTGA